CCCAAATGGGCCATCAACCTCTACCAACCTATGAAAGACTCTTCAAAAAAAGCCCCCCAGAACCCCGACGAGCAGCCTCCACGCCGTACCACCCAAAACCAGCCGGCTACGGCCGCTGACCCAAATGCATCGTTTCCGGGCACTGGCGATGAGCACCGACCTGGCGAAAACCTTTATACCCTGCCCGAGATGCAGGAGCCACAGCCCCGCAACCCAACGGAGCCGCAGCCTAAATCAACCAACGAGCCAGCCGCCGAAACGTCGATGCTGGACCGCGAGACTCACGGCCAACTTCTCGATGAGCCGGCGTCAGATGGCAAGTCGGGCATCAGCGACAGCGTCATCAACCCAGTTATTGCGCAATCGAGCCGCCTCGAAGACAACAACCGCGGCGAGTAACCTCCATTTCTTACTGCTGGGATAACGCCTGCGGGCTGCACGAACTACAGCGTTCAGGCGCCTCGCAGGCGTTATTTTGATAGTAGGTCTTTGTATTCAGCTTGATTGCGCTTCACGAAAGCCTCCACAAAATGGCAGCTGGTCAGCACCTTCAGGTTTTGGTCGCGGGCGTACGCGAGGGCGGTGCGGGCCATTTCCTCGCCTACTCCCTGCCCGCGCAGATTTTCGTCCACAAACGTGTGCGTAAAATCGATGGTGTCGTTGGCGGGCATGCTGTAGGCGAGTTCGGCTTCGTAGCCATGAACGGTGGCGTAAAAGGATTGATCTTCCTGATTATGAATGACGGAAACGGCCATGTTGATGGAAATTATAAAACGGGAAATGCGCCGCCTAACTGCTACTACCTAGCGAGGCAACTTGTTATCCACTACGCGGCTGGGACCAAATGGGTGGAATTTTGTTGACCCTTCAACCACGCTTTTGCGTACTAGCCAACTAGTTGCTTGATACCAAGTGTCTTGCTACACCTTCACACTTCACTCCACCTCTTCTATGAAAACACAAGCAGATGAGCCAAATACGGACGATAACAACAACCGTCCGCTGGCCGAAAATGAGAAAGTAGGCGCAAAATTGGCCAACAAGCCCGTTGGTCAGAGGTCAACTCAACACTCAGATACCCCCAACTACGGCGATTTTGGTCACGCCCCTCTTTCCGACGAAGAAATGAATGGCCCGGTAGCCGCGGGTGCCAATTATGGCGCCGCCGCTTCGAACACGCCAGCCCCCGACCAACGCGGCTCGGCCCCTCAAAACCTGAATAATGAAGCCGTGCGCGCTACCATGAACGACGAATCGGACGACCGCCGCGAGGCCGCCAAGCTCGACGACCCGCGCTACGGCAGCGGCACCCGCAACTGGGAAACCGCTGAGCCCGCCAACCGCACCACCCAAGCCGACATTGACACGGACGAAGAATATCGGCCCGCGGCTAATTAAGCCAACGCAAATTTTCCGGAAAAAGCCGGGTGTCGCGCGGTGCGAGGCCCGGCTTTTTCTTTCACTCTGAAACGAAGTCCCGGATGAAAACGCCTGAAGAACAAGCCAGCAACCAACAGATTAATCCTGCGGCCACCCAGCCCACCGACGCGCCCCGTGTAGACGCGGCCTCCGACGAAAGTGCGGGCTCAGCCGCTATGCTCGACGCGGCCACGCACGGTCAGGTGCTGGACGGCACCACCCCCGACGAGGATACCTCCGACATGACCGACGAGCGCATGAACCCCGGGGCAAACCAAATAGCAGATACTGACGAAGCCTAAAAGCTGACCTATGGGTCAAAAAAGCCCCCAGCAATATGTTGGGGGCTTTTTTGTGCGCAAAAACATCTAGCCCGGAAGCTTTTGATGCAGAAGAAGTCCTAGTAAACTTGCACAGATTACGCACGGCTCCAACGCGCTGAGTATGGTGCAGTGCGTAACAGCCAGCGAGTTGCACTCTTTCTCCTCATGCCCATGTCAATTTCTACCCTCACCACCTTGCATTGGCCTGCTGTAAAACTCATCTACACGCAAGGCATTGCGACCGGCAACGCTACGTTCGAAACTCAAAGCCCGAGCTGGGAAGCCTGGGACGCTGGTCATCTGGCGCACAGTCGGCTGGTGGCTACCGACGCTGATGGCAACGTGCTGGGCTGGGCGGCCTTGTCACCAGTTTCGGGGCGGTGCGTGTACGGGGGCGTGGCGGAAGTGAGCGTGTATGTCGCCGATGCCGCCCGCGGACAGGGTGTGGGCCGGCAGTTGCTGGGCGCATTGATAGCAGAATCAGAAAAGAATGGCATCTG
The window above is part of the Hymenobacter radiodurans genome. Proteins encoded here:
- a CDS encoding GNAT family N-acetyltransferase, encoding MAVSVIHNQEDQSFYATVHGYEAELAYSMPANDTIDFTHTFVDENLRGQGVGEEMARTALAYARDQNLKVLTSCHFVEAFVKRNQAEYKDLLSK
- a CDS encoding GNAT family N-acetyltransferase, yielding MSISTLTTLHWPAVKLIYTQGIATGNATFETQSPSWEAWDAGHLAHSRLVATDADGNVLGWAALSPVSGRCVYGGVAEVSVYVADAARGQGVGRQLLGALIAESEKNGIWTLQAGIFPENTASIRLHEAHGFRVLGRRERIGKLAGVWRDTVLLERRSAVVGA